One Eurosta solidaginis isolate ZX-2024a chromosome 5, ASM4086904v1, whole genome shotgun sequence DNA segment encodes these proteins:
- the LOC137252341 gene encoding uncharacterized protein — protein MQQSKTIMKAQNQQLTNFKLHLKNCLLIKHKHNILRRANKQMEEATTTLKEQLGDEDLKQFIQNENNVANKLTTKLKKKQTTKFERLRTKRNMIFTHNNKQEDWFINNTNVQFPKEVKELLAKGPKFGVPVENKTFPLFQYIADGEDLVQTLENKEQIEEARTKLSLLIKSLSTRNKKSAIDSAISDTVAQTRKFLQKNKNIRILTSDKGNKTVAMEAEDYNNKMKCILNDLTTYRIQRQDPTSRLQTKNNTLVEKLFKTEIITKAEKKKLSTNTALPPRIYGLPKIHKEGTPLRPICSAVGSPAYGLGKYIAEILKNTTAASVYNVKNTLEFKERVNDTNIFDNEKLISFDVVSLFPSIPIQLALDVIQEKWTTIKEFTKIPKQLFMEIVKFCIKDNRYFKFNDNVYTQLKGLPMGSPTSPVIADIVMEKLLEKTMDKLEHKPRLLTKYVDDLFAIVEENEVENVLNTLNSFDKNIKFTVELEKDGKLAYLDAIVNRLNNKLKLKWYRKPTSSGRIINYNSKHPKSMILNTAMGCIKRMLQTSDQIYHNEIKKEIFTTVKNNDFPTYTIKKLLSRVNHAISQQKPQKSVIFKSLTYVPQLSERLAKSDCYNKEKIKIAHRPTNTLKYLFNNTKSKIPQNEKSNVVYQIPCKGSGREPCKCVYVGTTKLKLKSRLSQHKSDFKYCHTTDNPKTALMAHCSSSGHSPNFDDAKILQQERNYNKRFTLEMLHIVNTPSNIRLNFKSDSSDCAHIYKHLLTNKQYQTPRHTGQT, from the exons ATGCAACAATCAAAAACCATTATGAAAGCTCAAAATCAACAATTAACAAATTTCAAACTACAtctaaaaaattg TTTACTCATTAAACACAAACACAATATATTAAGACGAGCAAATAAACAAATGGaagaagcaacaacaacactTAAGGAACAATTGGGCGACGAAGATTTAAAGCAATTTATACAGAACGAGAATAATGTGGCTAACAAACTAACAACAAAGCTAAAGAAGAAACAAACTACAAAATTTGAGAGACTGCGAACCAAACGAAATATGATCTTCACTCACAACAATAAACAAGAAGATTGGTTTATAAACAATACAAATGTCCAGTTCCCGAAAGAAGTGAAAGAATTGTTGGCGAAGGGACCGAAATTCGGAGTACCTGTGGAAAACAAAACGTTTCCTCTTTTTCAATATATAGCTGATGGAGAGGATTTGGTTCAGACACTTGAAAACAAAGAGCAAATAGAAGAGGCGCGGACAAAGCTCTCTCTACTTATTAAAAGCCTCtcaacaagaaacaaaaaaagtgcAATAGATAGTGCAATATCTGATACAGTGGCACAAACAAGAAAGTttttgcagaaaaataaaaacattagaattTTGACATCAgataaaggtaataaaacggtcgcaatggaagcagaagattataacaataaaatgaaatgtattttaaATGACTTGACAACATACAGAATCCAAAGACAAGATCCGACATCGCGATTACAAACCAAAAACAACACTTTAGTCGAAAAACTCTTTAAAACGGAAATTATTACAAAAGCGGAGAAAAAGAAACTTAGCACAAACACGGCATTGCCCCCTAGAATCTATGGTCTCCCTAAGATACATAAGGAAGGAACACCACTGAGACCAATTTGTTCTGCTGTCGGATCACCGGCGTATGGATTAGGCAAATATATTGCAGAAATATTGAAAAACACAACGGCGGCTTCAGTATATaacgtaaaaaacacattagagtTTAAAGAACGAGTAAACGACACAAACATATTTGACAATGAAAAGTTAATTTCCTTTGACGTGGTTTCATTATTTCCCAGTATACCGATACAACTAGCACTTGACGTAATACAAGAAAAATGGACAACGATAAAAGAATTTACGAAGAtacccaaacaattatttatggaaattgttaaattttgtattaaagataacagatattttaagtttaatgacaaTGTATATACGCAGTTAAAAGgactgccaatgggatcacctacCTCCCCAGTGATAGCGGATATAGTCAtggaaaaattattggaaaaaacGATGGATAAATTGGAGCACAAACCAAGATTACTTACGAAGTATGTTGATGATTTATTTGCtatcgtagaagaaaatgaggTTGAAAATGTACTTAACACATTGAACTCtttcgacaaaaatataaaatttacagtgGAACTCGAAAAGGATGGAAAATTGGCTTATTTAGATGCAATAGTAAATAgattaaacaataaattaaagttaaagtggtatagaaaaccaacatcatcggggagaattattaattataattcaaagcatcctaaatcaatgatattaaatacagcaatgggctgtataaagcggatgttacagacttcggaccaaatttaccacaatgaaataaagaaagaaatatttacaactgtaaagaacaacgattttccaacatacacaattaaaaaattattaagtagagTAAACCATGCTATTagtcaacaaaaaccacaaaagtcagtcATTTTCAAATCTCTCACGTACGTACCTCAACTCTCCGAGCGCCTTGCAAAATCGGATTGTtacaataaggaaaaaataaaaattgcccatagaccgactaatactttaaaatatttatttaataatacaaagtcaaaaataccacaaaacgaaaaaagcaaTGTTGTGTACCAAATTCCGTGTAAAGGAAGTGGCAGGGAGCCGTGCAAGTGTGTATATGTAGGCAcaacaaaattgaaattaaaatccagACTTTCACAACATAAATCGGATTTCAAATATTGTCATACAACTGATAACCCAAAAACAGCACTAATGGCCCACTGTTCATCTAGTGGGCATTCGCCTAATTTCGACGACGCGAAAATTCTCCAACAAGAACGAAATTACAATAAGAGATTTACATTGGAGATGTTACATATAGTAAACACACCGTCGAATATACGACTTAACTTTAAGAGTGATAGCTCCGACTGCGCGCATATATATAAGCACTTATTAACTAATAAACAGTACCAAACTCCgcgtcacacagggcagacgtga